Proteins from a single region of Papaver somniferum cultivar HN1 unplaced genomic scaffold, ASM357369v1 unplaced-scaffold_79, whole genome shotgun sequence:
- the LOC113344637 gene encoding 2-hydroxyisoflavanone dehydratase-like, with product MASSDDQEIVSELLPFVQVYKNGRVVRFLESERVPPSLQDPKTGVSSEDIKFSTNPDISARLYIPSKFIATTEKLPILLFFHGGAFCIESAFSLYHQRYLNALVSQANVVAVSVEYRLAPEYPLPIAYEDCWTSLQRALAHDQSTNDGHRCTFAQDFNEEPWLKDNVDFNRVFLGGDSAGANISHNLAMRPAAENVIRGICLIHPYFWGSKPGLNWGTSKNNWGPLATGQKGHKIVIGGYHLSHFLKWLNYP from the coding sequence ATGGCTTCTTCTGATGATCAAGAAATTGTTTCAGAACTTCTTCCATTCGTTCAAGTATACAAGAATGGTCGTGTCGTACGTTTCCTCGAATCAGAAAGGGTTCCACCTTCATTACAAGACCCAAAAACGGGAGTCTCTTCGGAAGACATCAAATTCTCCACTAACCCAGACATATCTGCTAGACTCTATATTCCTAGTAAATTCATCGCAACAACCGAAAAGCTGCCAATACTGTTGTTCTTCCATGGTGGTGCTTTCTGCATTGAATCGGCTTTCTCACTTTATCACCAGCGCTACCTAAACGCTTTAGTTTCCCAAGCTAATGTAGTTGCTGTTTCTGTTGAATACAGACTAGCTCCAGAGTATCCACTTCCCATTGCTTACGAAGATTGTTGGACTTCATTACAAAGGGCACTTGCTCATGATCAGTCTACAAACGACGGTCATCGGTGCACTTTTGCGCAAGATTTTAATGAAGAACCGTGGTTAAAAGATAACGTCGATTTCAATAGGGTATTTTTGGGTGGTGACAGTGCGGGTGCAAATATTTCTCACAATTTAGCTATGCGACCAGCGGCTGAAAATGTTATCCGTGGAATTTGCTTGATTCACCCATACTTCTGGGGGTCTAAACCAGGGCTGAATTGGGGGACTTCGAAAAATAATTGGGGACCTCTAGCTACAGGACAAAAAGGTCATAAAATAGTAATTGGGGGTTATCACTTATCTCATTTTttaaaatggctaaactacccctaa
- the LOC113344638 gene encoding aspartic proteinase CDR1-like, protein MGKTSPTLFFLLLKITHVSLLLNSVIAVHPKKGFTLRMIHKDSEESPFYDPAVDIRLTAEDRLQKLINQSKSRAHYIRSQILLNRQNATSSTRNPDIVRVQVSYDASMWYLGLVCIGLFPDKSCMPYYLVIDSASDVTWVQCKGATKTFFQDYPLYPWKNSLTYRPLPCKDHSILCPGNECNDNGQCIYRENYLNDKSASGILAQETFTTFSNNGGYESIQIVMGCGFEQENFAGFGNNHLKGKPDLIAGVLGLGRGDNSFLKQLGGAGQDKFSYCLESYNENIYTSSTYLSFGEDAIIGGQVQRTPIVVNPFQTSLYYLNLVDISVDHKTADFVSTDFKIKEDGSAGCLIDSGAPFTLIYKDHFERIAPLVVAYFQQIGMPRDESTNPNFLCFVIPPVPVITPSITFHFQGADYVVSDTASLFFRTGGSICLLIGRLNTDRPAFILGALQQTNKRLLYNNMNMELSFADEVCKQR, encoded by the coding sequence ATGGGTAAAACATCACCcactcttttctttcttctcctaaAAATAACTCATGTTTCACTATTACTAAATTCAGTCATTGCAGTTCATCCAAAGAAAGGGTTTACTTTAAGGATGATTCACAAAGACTCGGAAGAATCACCTTTTTATGATCCTGCTGTTGATATTCGGTTGACAGCAGAGGATAGACTTCAAAAACTTATCAACCAATCCAAAAGTCGAGCACATTACATCAGGTCACAAATATTACTCAACAGACAAAATGCAACAAGCTCGACGAGGAATCCTGATATTGTACGTGTGCAGGTAAGTTATGATGCATCAATGTGGTACCTTGGATTGGTATGTATAGGTTTATTTCCTGATAAATCATGCATGCCTTATTATCTGGTTATTGATTCGGCAAGTGATGTTACGTGGGTTCAATGCAAAGGTGCCACAAAAACTTTCTTCCAGGATTATCCTCTTTATCCTTGGAAAAATTCACTAACATATCGACCTCTTCCGTGTAAGGATCATAGTATTCTCTGCCCTGGCAATGAATGCAATGACAACGGCCAATGTATTTACCGAGAAAATTATTTAAATGATAAATCTGCGTCTGGTATTCTTGCTCAAGAAACGTTCACTACATTCTCAAAtaatggtggatatgaaagtattcaAATAGTCATGGGCTGTGGTTTTGAACAAGAAAATTTTGCAGGTTTCGGTAATAACCATTTAAAGGGTAAACCTGATCTTATCGCAGGAGTACTTGGTTTAGGAAGAGGAGATAATTCTTTTCTGAAACAATTAGGTGGTGCTGGACAAGATAAATTTTCCTACTGCTTAGAGTCATACAACGAGAACATTTACACAAGCAGCACATATTTAAGTTTCGGTGAAGATGCGATAATTGGAGGCCAAGTACAGAGAACTCCCATTGTTGTGAACCCCTTTCAGACATCGCTTTATTACTTAAATCTAGTGGATATAAGTGTTGATCACAAAACCGCAGATTTTGTAAGCACGGATTTTAAGATCAAAGAGGATGGATCAGCCGGTTGCCTCATAGATTCTGGGGCTCCATTTACTCTTATTTATAAAGATCACTTTGAAAGAATTGCACCTTTGGTGGTGGCATATTTTCAACAAATTGGCATGCCTCGTGATGAATCCACCAACCccaattttctttgttttgttataCCGCCAGTACCGGTTATAACTCCGTCCATAACATTCCATTTTCAAGGGGCAGATTATGTTGTTTCTGATACTGCTTCTCTGTTTTTTCGAACCGGTGGAAGTATTTGTTTGCTTATCGGTAGATTGAATACGGATAGGCCGGCTTTTATTTTAGGAGCATTGCAACAAACTAATAAGAGACTTTTGTATAATAATATGAATATGGAACTCTCGTTTGCTGATGAGGTATGCAAACAACGCTAG
- the LOC113344639 gene encoding aspartic proteinase nepenthesin-2-like: MGKTTPTIFILLLTLSHVSLPLNGFTLRMIHKDSKESPFYNPAVDIHLTTEDRIQTLINQSKSRALFISSQILLHRQNATTSMMDPDVLRVLVSYDPTMWYLGLLCIGSFPDKTCMPYYLLIDSASDVTWVQCKGATKTFLQDFPLYPWDNSLTYRPLPCEDHSILCPGNKCNDQGECIYRVDYLNTGFTSGISAQERFTTFSDDGGYESIQIVMGCGFHQEKFVDFGNNHLKNKPDLIAGVLGLGRGEYSFLKQLRGAGQDKFSYCLEIYSENIYASSTYLTFGEDAIIEGEVRKTRIVVNPFQPSFYYLNLVDISVAKKSAGFVSADFKIKDNGSGGCLIDSGAPFTLMYRDHFNRVATLVVEYFAQIGMPLDASDNRLCFVMPQVPFTTPSITFHFQGADYVVSERASLFVEMRGNICLLIGSVNVTNMPTVVLGALQQTNKRILYNNMILELSFADEICRLQK; the protein is encoded by the coding sequence ATGGGTAAAACAACACCCACtattttcattcttcttctaacaCTATCTCATGTTTCACTACCTCTAAATGGGTTTACTTTGAGGATGATTCACAAAGACTCGAAAGAATCACCTTTTTACAATCCTGCTGTTGATATTCATTTGACAACAGAGGATAGGATTCAAACACTCATCAACCAATCCAAAAGTCGAGCACTTTTCATTAGCTCACAAATATTACTTCACAGACAAAATGCAACAACCTCGATGATGGATCCTGATGTCCTACGTGTGCTGGTAAGTTATGATCCAACAATGTGGTACCTTGGATTGCTTTGTATAGGTTCGTTTCCTGATAAAACATGCATGCCTTACTATCTGCTTATTGATTCGGCTAGTGATGTTACGTGGGTCCAGTGCAAAGGTGCCACAAAAACTTTCTTACAAGATTTTCCTCTTTATCCTTGGGACAATTCTCTGACATATCGACCTCTTCCTTGTGAGGATCATAGTATTCTCTGCCCTGGAAACAAATGCAATGACCAGGGCGAATGTATTTACCGAGTAGACTATTTGAATACTGGATTTACATCTGGTATTTCTGCTCAAGAAAGATTCACTACATTCTCAGATGATGGTGGCTATGAAAGTATTCAAATAGTCATGGGCTGTGGTTTTCACCAAGAAAAATTTGTTGATTTCGGTAATAACCATTTAAAGAATAAGCCTGATCTGATCGCAGGAGTACTTGGTTTAGGAAGAGGAGAATATTCTTTTCTAAAACAATTACGTGGTGCTGGACAAGATAAATTTTCCTACTGCTTGGAGATATATAGCGAGAACATTTACGCAAGCAGCACATATTTAACTTTCGGTGAAGATGCGATAATTGAAGGCGAAGTACGTAAAACTCGGATTGTCGTGAACCCCTTTCAGCCATCGTTTTATTACTTAAATCTAGTGGATATCAGTGTTGCTAAGAAAAGTGCAGGTTTTGTTAGCGCAGATTTTAAGATTAAAGATAATGGATCAGGCGGTTGCCTCATAGATTCTGGGGCTCCATTTACGTTAATGTATAGAGATCATTTTAATAGAGTTGCAACGTTGGTGGTGGAATATTTTGCACAAATTGGTATGCCTCTTGATGCATCCGACAATCGTCTTTGTTTTGTTATGCCGCAAGTACCGTTTACAACTCCGTCCATAACATTCCATTTTCAAGGGGCGGATTATGTTGTTTCGGAGAGGGCTTCTCTGTTTGTGGAGATGCGTGGAAATATCTGTTTACTTATCGGTTCAGTGAATGTTACTAATATGCCAACTGTGGTTTTAGGAGCATTACAACAAACTAATAAGAGGATTTTGTATAATAATATGATTCTGGAACTCTCATTTGCTGATGAGATATGCCGATTACAAAAATGA
- the LOC113344640 gene encoding aspartic proteinase nepenthesin-2-like: MINPDTVRVPVSYDPAMWYVGMVGIGTFSDRSFIDYLLLVDSASDMTWVQCKGATHIFYQEVPLYPWEDSKTYRPLPCEDHSILCPGDKCNKEGECTYEAKYSDGGSSSGVIAQETFTIFSSAGGLESVQILMGCGFNQANFVDFGMNHLKKSLILLQEYLVWEEDIVFSKTARWS, from the coding sequence ATGATAAATCCCGATACAGTACGGGTGCCGGTATCTTATGACCCAGCAATGTGGTACGTTGGAATGGTAGGTATCGGCACATTTTCTGATAGATCTTTCATAGATTACTTATTGTTGGTTGATTCGGCTAGTGATATGACGTGGGTTCAATGCAAAGGTGCCACGCATATTTTCTATCAAGAAGTTCCTCTTTATCCTTGGGAGGATTCAAAGACATATCGTCCTCTTCCTTGTGAGGATCATAGTATTCTCTGCCCTGGCGATAAATGCAATAAGGAGGGCGAATGTACCTACGAAGCAAAATATTCGGACGGTGGATCTTCATCTGGTGTTATAGCTCAAGAAACATTCACTATATTCTCAAGTGCTGGTGGCCTTGAAAGTGTTCAGATACTCATGGGCTGTGGTTTCAACCAAGCAAATTTTGTTGACTTCGGTATGAATCATTTAAAAAAAAGCCTGATCTTATTGCAGGAATACTTGGTTTGGGAAGAGGACATTGTCTTTTCTAAAACAGCTAGGTGGTCATGA